In Drosophila bipectinata strain 14024-0381.07 chromosome 2R, DbipHiC1v2, whole genome shotgun sequence, one genomic interval encodes:
- the LOC108123274 gene encoding uncharacterized protein isoform X2 yields the protein MECEKCDITRNAGDLKPDGIRGVEELKPDTTLEMEIEEALSSSSADDTPPGMIVVETRINTWEKQPISEETIPEVAVEQAACSVSLGLKPTVHFQKLTPGHPMASTEAALAAANSSAFTTPLDKPVTVPAPIVTDSISTLRHCIDGATQCNNLGLEYESVSNDSMPSVGSLVCRICHNADNPEQLVSPCLCKGSLTYVHVHCLERWISTSRCTTCELCQFQYNTEQTLRYTCLQSLRLWYSRAMSRRALQEDCQMFSLLTLVAFGIIGTLLVGIQYYALHTHSWGLSKLWTKSWMLFFLFMTITVYFANIYMLIKSQLTPWYRWWQSARDIKLILENRRPFPNPSRLMRAQQGETASTTASMFTHHDQQDVARAPPILISSSEEEYDEKNAQKWGTRLDSEVLAAVVAATVESIADASACDSEQHSEPHQDVHQQQPEGDN from the exons ATGGAGTGCGAAAAGTGTG atatcACCCGAAATGCCGGCGATCTTAAGCCCGATGGCATTCGAGGCGTGGAGGAGCTCAAGCCGGACACCACATTGGAGATGGAGATCGAGGAGGCCCTGTCCTCCAGTAGTGCCGACGATACTCCGCCCGGCATGATTGTGGTGGAGACAAGGATCAACACGTGGGAGAAGCAGCCGATCAGTGAGGAGACTATTCCCGAGGTGGCGGTGGAACAGGCTGCCTGCTCCGTGTCCCTGGGCCTCAAGCCGACCGTTCATTTCCAGAAACTTACTCCTGGGCATCCTATGGCCAGCACTGAGGCCGCCCTGGCAGCTGCCAACAGTTCGGCCTTCACTACGCCCTTGGACAAGCCCGTGACAGTGCCTGCACCCATTGTCACAGACTCCATTTCCACCCTGAGGCACTGCATCGACGGCGCCACCCAGTGCAACAACCTGGGTCTGGAGTATGAGTCTGTGTCCAACGATTCAATGCCATCGGTGGGATCGCTAGTCTGCCGTATTTGTCACAACGCCGATAATCCAGAGCA ACTCGTGTCGCCTTGTTTGTGCAAGGGCTCGCTGACATATGTCCATGTGCACTGCCTGGAGCGTTGGATTAGCACCTCGCGCTGCACCACCTGCGAGCTCTGCCAGTTCCAGTACAACACGGAGCAGACACTGCG GTACACCTGTCTGCAGTCGCTGCGACTTTGGTACTCCAGGGCGATGAGTCGCAGGGCACTGCAGGAGGATTGCCAGATGTTCTCGCTGCTCACTTTGGTGGCTTTCGGCATCATCGGTACACTGCTGGTGGGGATCCAGTACTACGCCCTGCACACCCACTCCTGGGGCCTCAGCAAGCTCTGGACCAAGTCGTGGATGCTCTTTTTCCTGTTCATGACA ATAACCGTCTACTTtgccaacatatacatgctgATCAAGTCCCAGCTGACGCCCTGGTATCG GTGGTGGCAGTCTGCGAGGGACATCAAGCTGATCTTGGAGAACAGACGACCCTTCCCCAATCCGAGTCGCCTGATGAGAGCCCAGCAGGGGGAAACCGCCTCGACTACAGCCTCCATGTTCACCCACCACGATCAGCAGGATGTCGCCCGGGCACCCCCAATCCTGATCAGTTCCAGCGAAGAGGAGTACGACGAGAAGAACGCCCAGAAGTGGGGCACACGACTGGACAGCGAGGTGCTGGCCGCCGTTGTGGCAGCCACCGTGGAATCGATTGCTGACGCAAGTGCCTGCGATAGTGAGCAACACTCTGAGCCACATCAGGATGTacaccagcagcagccggAAGGCGACAACTGA
- the LOC108123274 gene encoding uncharacterized protein isoform X1, protein MECEKCDITRNAGDLKPDGIRGVEELKPDTTLEMEIEEALSSSSADDTPPGMIVVETRINTWEKQPISEETIPEVAVEQAACSVSLGLKPTVHFQKLTPGHPMASTEAALAAANSSAFTTPLDKPVTVPAPIVTDSISTLRHCIDGATQCNNLGLEYESVSNDSMPSVGSLVCRICHNADNPEQLVSPCLCKGSLTYVHVHCLERWISTSRCTTCELCQFQYNTEQTLRYTCLQSLRLWYSRAMSRRALQEDCQMFSLLTLVAFGIIGTLLVGIQYYALHTHSWGLSKLWTKSWMLFFLFMTVITVYFANIYMLIKSQLTPWYRWWQSARDIKLILENRRPFPNPSRLMRAQQGETASTTASMFTHHDQQDVARAPPILISSSEEEYDEKNAQKWGTRLDSEVLAAVVAATVESIADASACDSEQHSEPHQDVHQQQPEGDN, encoded by the exons ATGGAGTGCGAAAAGTGTG atatcACCCGAAATGCCGGCGATCTTAAGCCCGATGGCATTCGAGGCGTGGAGGAGCTCAAGCCGGACACCACATTGGAGATGGAGATCGAGGAGGCCCTGTCCTCCAGTAGTGCCGACGATACTCCGCCCGGCATGATTGTGGTGGAGACAAGGATCAACACGTGGGAGAAGCAGCCGATCAGTGAGGAGACTATTCCCGAGGTGGCGGTGGAACAGGCTGCCTGCTCCGTGTCCCTGGGCCTCAAGCCGACCGTTCATTTCCAGAAACTTACTCCTGGGCATCCTATGGCCAGCACTGAGGCCGCCCTGGCAGCTGCCAACAGTTCGGCCTTCACTACGCCCTTGGACAAGCCCGTGACAGTGCCTGCACCCATTGTCACAGACTCCATTTCCACCCTGAGGCACTGCATCGACGGCGCCACCCAGTGCAACAACCTGGGTCTGGAGTATGAGTCTGTGTCCAACGATTCAATGCCATCGGTGGGATCGCTAGTCTGCCGTATTTGTCACAACGCCGATAATCCAGAGCA ACTCGTGTCGCCTTGTTTGTGCAAGGGCTCGCTGACATATGTCCATGTGCACTGCCTGGAGCGTTGGATTAGCACCTCGCGCTGCACCACCTGCGAGCTCTGCCAGTTCCAGTACAACACGGAGCAGACACTGCG GTACACCTGTCTGCAGTCGCTGCGACTTTGGTACTCCAGGGCGATGAGTCGCAGGGCACTGCAGGAGGATTGCCAGATGTTCTCGCTGCTCACTTTGGTGGCTTTCGGCATCATCGGTACACTGCTGGTGGGGATCCAGTACTACGCCCTGCACACCCACTCCTGGGGCCTCAGCAAGCTCTGGACCAAGTCGTGGATGCTCTTTTTCCTGTTCATGACAGTG ATAACCGTCTACTTtgccaacatatacatgctgATCAAGTCCCAGCTGACGCCCTGGTATCG GTGGTGGCAGTCTGCGAGGGACATCAAGCTGATCTTGGAGAACAGACGACCCTTCCCCAATCCGAGTCGCCTGATGAGAGCCCAGCAGGGGGAAACCGCCTCGACTACAGCCTCCATGTTCACCCACCACGATCAGCAGGATGTCGCCCGGGCACCCCCAATCCTGATCAGTTCCAGCGAAGAGGAGTACGACGAGAAGAACGCCCAGAAGTGGGGCACACGACTGGACAGCGAGGTGCTGGCCGCCGTTGTGGCAGCCACCGTGGAATCGATTGCTGACGCAAGTGCCTGCGATAGTGAGCAACACTCTGAGCCACATCAGGATGTacaccagcagcagccggAAGGCGACAACTGA